From the genome of Marinicella rhabdoformis:
TTTTTTGATCATTTGACTTAATCTTTTTGAACAAAGATGGCTGCGGCCTTTTTTAAAATTTCATTGTCACGTTTAGCCCGCCATAGTTCTTTTTTAAGTCTTTGGATCTCTTGTTGTTCTGCTGTCATGGCTTGAGCCCCTTGGGGTGTTTCTCCATTCATTTCATCAATATACTGCTTTTTCCAACGGCTTACTGCCGTTTGGCCAGCACCTGATATATCCATGATTTGTTTGTAGGAATAGCCTTCTTCAACCATCAACTTCGCATAATCACGACGTTGTTCAACCGTAAATGATAATCTTTGCTTCTTTGACATTTTTTAACCTCTGTTTCTTGTATTATATAGGCTAAGAATATGTCCGAGTTTATTAGACCATTACA
Proteins encoded in this window:
- a CDS encoding transposase — its product is MSKKQRLSFTVEQRRDYAKLMVEEGYSYKQIMDISGAGQTAVSRWKKQYIDEMNGETPQGAQAMTAEQQEIQRLKKELWRAKRDNEILKKAAAIFVQKD